In one window of Paenarthrobacter nicotinovorans DNA:
- a CDS encoding energy-coupling factor transporter transmembrane component T family protein codes for MRDALSLRGNHALLTRANPLAKFVAVFLISLVLALSIDWVSASTALIAELALFPLAGLTLRLLWQRAWPLIIAAAIGGWSTAIVAADSGAVLLDVGLWSISEGSLELGLGFMLRGLAIALPAILLMSCTDPTDLADALAQKAKLPHRFVLGSLAAMRLVGLMAEEWQTIGMARRARGVGSQGSPIQRLKATLGQSFGLLVQAVRRASRLAVTMEARGFGGGQRTWARESTYSLMDVWVVLGGVAIAGGAVLTALGAGTWSFVWR; via the coding sequence ATGAGGGACGCATTGAGCCTGCGCGGCAACCACGCACTCCTGACCCGGGCAAACCCGTTGGCGAAGTTCGTGGCCGTCTTCCTTATCTCCCTGGTGCTGGCCCTGTCCATCGACTGGGTTTCCGCGTCCACGGCTCTCATCGCGGAATTGGCGCTCTTCCCCTTGGCCGGCCTCACACTCCGCCTTCTCTGGCAGCGCGCCTGGCCGCTGATCATAGCGGCGGCGATAGGGGGCTGGAGCACCGCGATTGTGGCCGCTGACAGCGGCGCGGTACTGCTCGACGTCGGACTCTGGTCCATCAGCGAAGGTTCCCTTGAGCTGGGGCTCGGCTTCATGCTGCGCGGTTTGGCGATCGCCCTCCCCGCGATCCTGCTGATGTCCTGCACCGACCCGACGGACCTGGCGGACGCACTGGCCCAGAAGGCAAAGCTGCCGCACCGATTTGTCCTCGGTTCCCTTGCCGCCATGCGGCTGGTGGGCCTCATGGCGGAGGAGTGGCAGACCATCGGCATGGCCCGGCGCGCCCGCGGTGTCGGCTCACAGGGAAGCCCGATCCAGCGCCTCAAAGCGACGCTCGGACAGAGCTTCGGGCTGCTGGTCCAGGCCGTCCGGCGGGCTTCGCGGTTGGCCGTGACCATGGAAGCCCGCGGTTTCGGCGGGGGACAACGGACGTGGGCGCGTGAGTCCACGTACTCGCTGATGGACGTCTGGGTGGTACTTGGCGGCGTGGCCATAGCCGGAGGCGCCGTCCTCACGGCTTTGGGCGCCGGAACGTGGAGCTTCGTGTGGCGTTAG
- a CDS encoding ABC transporter ATP-binding protein — MSATHSGTVRPAAISAEGWGWRHAGRAQPAIQGLDLRIEPGERVLLLGPSGAGKSTLLHALAGVLGDEEDDSDETGSLLIDGVTAREQRGRAGLMQQDPETQVVLSRVGDDVAFGAENLAVPREEIWSRVHEALDDVGLRTASGGGLALDHPTAALSGGQKQRLALAGILAMRPGLILLDEPTANLDPAGVLEVRDAVARCLDKTGATLVVVEHRVSVWKDLVDRIVVLQPGTAGPQSGTPGVLLDGPPEQVLTQARSMLMTAGVWVPGYVPATRARARTSGTNELLLAAQDLAVSREKPRRKRFRTIPPVPVQRDITAQVRAGQALTITGPNGAGKSTFALTLAGLLAPVDGMVSAGVDLSEGAGIDPYKWKGDQLISRIGTVFQEPEHQFVTGKVLDELMFGPRHLGHGGERVDELVERLRLSHLVDANPYTLSGGEKRRLSVATVLAAHPKVLVLDEPTFGQDANTWAELASFLSELLDAGTAVVSVTHDQEFSAVLGGTELRLGPVSQGETAPQEAGAA, encoded by the coding sequence ATGTCTGCCACACACAGCGGCACGGTCCGGCCTGCCGCCATCTCCGCCGAGGGGTGGGGATGGCGGCATGCCGGCCGGGCCCAGCCTGCCATCCAGGGCCTTGACCTCCGCATTGAACCGGGGGAACGCGTCCTGTTGCTGGGCCCTTCGGGGGCCGGCAAGTCCACGCTCCTGCATGCCCTCGCCGGGGTGCTGGGTGACGAGGAAGACGACTCTGACGAGACCGGTTCGCTGCTGATCGACGGCGTCACTGCCCGCGAGCAGCGTGGCCGCGCCGGGCTGATGCAGCAGGATCCCGAAACACAGGTGGTTCTCTCCCGAGTGGGCGACGACGTCGCCTTCGGCGCCGAGAACCTTGCCGTGCCGCGCGAGGAGATCTGGTCCCGGGTGCATGAAGCGCTCGACGACGTCGGCTTGCGTACCGCATCAGGCGGCGGTTTGGCATTGGACCACCCGACGGCGGCACTTTCCGGGGGACAGAAGCAGCGCCTCGCGCTGGCCGGCATTTTGGCGATGCGGCCAGGCTTGATCCTGTTGGACGAACCCACGGCCAACCTCGATCCTGCAGGGGTCCTCGAGGTCCGCGACGCCGTGGCCCGCTGCCTGGACAAGACCGGCGCCACGCTGGTGGTGGTGGAGCACAGGGTGTCCGTGTGGAAGGACCTGGTGGACAGGATCGTGGTCCTGCAACCCGGTACCGCAGGCCCGCAATCAGGCACCCCGGGAGTCCTCCTGGATGGTCCGCCGGAGCAGGTCCTCACCCAGGCGCGCTCCATGCTGATGACGGCGGGCGTGTGGGTTCCCGGCTACGTTCCCGCCACAAGGGCGCGTGCCCGGACGTCCGGGACAAACGAACTCCTCCTCGCAGCACAGGACCTGGCCGTGTCCCGGGAAAAGCCCAGGCGAAAGCGCTTCCGAACCATCCCTCCGGTTCCGGTGCAGAGGGACATCACCGCCCAGGTCCGTGCTGGCCAGGCGTTGACCATTACCGGGCCCAATGGTGCCGGGAAGTCCACTTTTGCGCTGACGTTGGCCGGCCTTCTGGCGCCGGTGGACGGCATGGTGAGCGCCGGCGTCGACCTTTCGGAGGGGGCGGGCATCGACCCGTACAAATGGAAGGGCGATCAGCTCATCTCCAGGATCGGCACGGTCTTCCAGGAACCGGAGCACCAGTTCGTCACGGGCAAGGTCCTGGATGAGCTCATGTTCGGCCCCAGGCACCTGGGCCACGGCGGGGAACGCGTGGACGAATTGGTGGAGCGGCTGAGGCTCTCCCATCTGGTGGATGCCAATCCCTATACACTGTCCGGCGGTGAGAAACGCAGGCTTTCAGTGGCTACGGTGTTGGCGGCGCACCCGAAGGTACTTGTCCTCGATGAGCCCACCTTCGGACAGGACGCCAATACCTGGGCCGAGCTGGCCTCGTTCCTCTCGGAGTTGCTGGACGCCGGTACCGCCGTGGTTTCCGTGACCCACGACCAGGAATTCAGTGCCGTACTGGGCGGGACGGAACTGCGGCTCGGGCCGGTGTCCCAAGGTGAGACGGCGCCTCAGGAAGCGGGTGCGGCATGA
- a CDS encoding ECF transporter S component translates to MTTVNVKKTSYSWRVVDIVVAALIAIAGGVIFWAWSQGAALVSIPMNAAYPPLTGLIAGGWMIPAVLGMLIIRKPGAALFCEAVAATGELIMGSQYGTTVLISGVLQGLGAELIFAAFRYKKFNLPTALLAGAGAGLFCGLNDSFLPWGWNIAYEAIDKLTYITFTTISGAVIAGGLSWIATRGLATTGVLSSFASRKAASEPVFN, encoded by the coding sequence ATGACCACGGTAAACGTGAAGAAGACCAGTTATAGCTGGCGTGTTGTAGACATCGTGGTGGCGGCCCTCATCGCCATCGCCGGCGGCGTGATTTTCTGGGCCTGGTCCCAGGGCGCGGCACTGGTATCCATCCCCATGAATGCGGCGTACCCGCCCCTGACCGGCCTGATCGCCGGTGGCTGGATGATCCCCGCAGTCCTGGGCATGCTCATTATCCGAAAGCCCGGCGCAGCTCTTTTCTGCGAGGCCGTCGCAGCCACGGGTGAGCTCATCATGGGTTCGCAGTACGGCACCACGGTGCTCATCTCCGGCGTCCTGCAGGGCCTTGGCGCCGAGCTGATCTTCGCCGCGTTCCGCTACAAGAAGTTCAACCTGCCCACCGCACTCCTCGCGGGCGCAGGCGCGGGCCTCTTCTGTGGCCTGAACGATTCGTTCCTGCCCTGGGGCTGGAATATCGCCTACGAGGCCATCGACAAACTGACGTACATCACCTTCACCACCATCTCCGGTGCAGTGATCGCCGGCGGCCTGTCTTGGATCGCCACCCGCGGTCTGGCCACGACGGGTGTCCTGAGTTCCTTCGCGTCGCGGAAGGCCGCTTCGGAGCCAGTCTTCAACTGA
- a CDS encoding NUDIX hydrolase, translating into MTDLPGSHAPVAEPRLAASVILLRDAPSGLEAFVQHRVSTMDFAAGMVVFPGGRVDAVDQSGWDYPGELLRSHALSWAQSSISADTALAERNAGMVLTAAIREVQEEAGLGIEPGELRPWANWITPIDMPKRFDTYFYVAKPAPEAQPRHQTTEAWQSLWMPVSGVLEAEAAGQLKLMPPTYYLLKEIAVLDSVEAVWSAEHPVVPVLAPVGSLAAFLKERENRG; encoded by the coding sequence ATGACGGATCTTCCAGGCTCCCACGCACCCGTGGCCGAGCCACGCCTCGCTGCCAGCGTGATTCTGCTCCGCGACGCCCCCTCGGGGCTAGAGGCATTTGTCCAGCACAGAGTCAGCACCATGGACTTCGCGGCAGGAATGGTGGTCTTTCCGGGCGGCCGGGTGGACGCTGTGGATCAGTCCGGCTGGGACTACCCCGGGGAACTGCTGCGCAGCCATGCGTTGTCCTGGGCGCAGAGTTCGATTTCCGCGGACACAGCGTTGGCGGAGAGGAACGCGGGAATGGTGCTCACGGCAGCAATCCGCGAAGTCCAGGAAGAAGCCGGGCTGGGCATCGAGCCCGGAGAGCTGCGACCCTGGGCCAACTGGATCACGCCCATAGACATGCCCAAGCGCTTCGACACCTACTTCTATGTGGCCAAGCCGGCACCGGAAGCGCAGCCCCGGCATCAAACCACGGAGGCTTGGCAGTCGCTGTGGATGCCGGTGTCCGGAGTCCTGGAAGCGGAAGCCGCAGGGCAGTTGAAGCTGATGCCACCCACCTACTATCTGCTGAAGGAAATCGCTGTCCTCGATTCCGTAGAGGCAGTGTGGTCCGCCGAGCACCCGGTCGTCCCGGTTCTGGCTCCGGTCGGGTCCTTGGCAGCGTTTCTCAAGGAGCGGGAAAACCGCGGGTAG
- a CDS encoding DUF4235 domain-containing protein, producing the protein MNLFFKLLGAGVSLGAGFVGTKLVNKGWEKATGNKPPTGNDDMETSLRSALTFALISAFVSTLIQVLASRGTQRAIARFAKSQDIV; encoded by the coding sequence ATGAACCTCTTTTTCAAGCTGCTGGGCGCCGGGGTAAGCCTCGGTGCAGGCTTTGTCGGTACCAAACTCGTCAACAAAGGCTGGGAAAAGGCCACGGGCAACAAGCCGCCCACAGGCAACGATGACATGGAGACGAGCCTCCGCTCGGCTCTGACCTTCGCGCTGATTTCCGCTTTCGTGAGCACGCTGATCCAGGTCCTTGCCAGCCGCGGCACCCAGCGGGCGATTGCCCGCTTCGCGAAGTCGCAGGACATCGTCTAA
- the mnhG gene encoding monovalent cation/H(+) antiporter subunit G: MSPDATGVDLVIDMVTAVFLIVGALMSLGAAIGLLRFPDLMSRMHAATKPQVLGLFLMLAAIGLQMRTWWVWPVLLVAWIFQLLTAPVSAHMVGRSAYRTKHGHREKLTKDELEAVVQRAAAGQEPSEP; the protein is encoded by the coding sequence ATGAGTCCTGACGCCACCGGAGTGGACTTGGTCATCGACATGGTGACCGCAGTGTTCCTCATAGTGGGCGCGCTGATGTCCCTGGGTGCCGCGATCGGCTTGCTGAGGTTCCCGGACCTCATGAGCCGCATGCACGCAGCCACCAAGCCGCAGGTGTTGGGCTTGTTCCTGATGCTCGCAGCGATCGGCCTGCAGATGCGTACTTGGTGGGTGTGGCCCGTCCTGCTGGTGGCGTGGATTTTCCAACTTCTCACCGCGCCGGTGTCCGCCCACATGGTGGGGCGCTCCGCGTACCGGACCAAACACGGGCACCGCGAGAAGCTCACCAAGGACGAACTCGAAGCCGTGGTCCAAAGGGCCGCCGCCGGCCAGGAGCCCTCCGAACCTTAA
- a CDS encoding monovalent cation/H+ antiporter complex subunit F produces MKEFVLVATAVILSLAAAGAIVRIAIGPSLLDRVLASDVLLAILGAALAIDMAVNQHLNNLMLLVALAVIGFIGSVTVARFVAERREQSNES; encoded by the coding sequence GTGAAGGAATTTGTTCTGGTGGCCACGGCGGTGATCCTCAGCCTCGCCGCTGCAGGTGCGATCGTGCGCATCGCGATTGGCCCATCTTTGCTTGACCGCGTCCTTGCTTCCGATGTCCTGCTGGCCATCCTTGGTGCTGCCCTCGCCATCGACATGGCCGTGAACCAACACCTCAACAACCTGATGCTGCTGGTGGCCCTCGCGGTGATCGGTTTCATCGGCTCCGTGACGGTTGCCCGGTTCGTGGCCGAGCGAAGGGAGCAAAGCAATGAGTCCTGA
- a CDS encoding Na+/H+ antiporter subunit E — protein sequence MSRKPISFRTELPLLIWLVIVWGALWRDFSPGNLLFGALIAVLVAKFFYLPPVELSGRFNVLRAVPFALMFVAKVVAASFLVLYLAVVKGPKVRSAVVAVPLRSHSDLMVTATGHVISLIPGSLVVEVDRSTSTLYLHALNIYEEADIDKIRRETQNIEAGLIRIMGTREEVEALKAEARPGMEGATL from the coding sequence ATGAGCCGCAAGCCGATCTCGTTCCGCACGGAACTGCCGCTGCTCATCTGGCTGGTCATCGTATGGGGTGCGCTGTGGCGTGACTTCAGCCCGGGCAACCTGCTTTTTGGCGCGCTGATTGCCGTGCTGGTGGCCAAGTTCTTCTACCTCCCGCCTGTGGAGCTCAGCGGCAGGTTCAATGTCCTGCGTGCTGTTCCGTTCGCCCTGATGTTCGTCGCGAAAGTGGTGGCAGCGAGCTTCCTGGTGCTGTACCTGGCGGTGGTCAAGGGACCCAAGGTGCGCAGCGCCGTCGTCGCTGTTCCGTTGCGAAGCCACTCGGACCTCATGGTGACGGCTACAGGGCATGTCATCTCGCTGATCCCCGGCTCGCTGGTGGTGGAGGTGGACCGCTCCACCTCCACGCTCTATTTGCACGCGCTGAACATCTACGAAGAAGCGGACATCGACAAGATCCGCCGGGAGACGCAGAACATTGAGGCAGGGCTGATCCGCATCATGGGAACGCGGGAAGAAGTCGAGGCCCTGAAGGCAGAAGCCCGGCCCGGCATGGAAGGGGCAACGCTGTGA
- a CDS encoding Na+/H+ antiporter subunit D, translating into MNLANLSPLAVLLPILGAALAFLLIRHQSAQRLVSIGILSTTLLLECLLLFSVWSGGTTSVTLGGWLPPWGVVLVVDQFSSLMLVVSTVVSLAVLVYATGQGMADGDHEAPVSIFHPTYLILVAGVSNAFLTGDLFNLYVGFEILLTASYVLMTLGGTGPRIRAGVTYVVVSVVSSVLFLIAIAMIYGATGTITMADLAIKLAELDQGTQNLLHVMLLVAFGIKAAVFPLSFWLPDSYPTAPAPVTAVFAGLLTKVGVYAMVRTETLLFPGDTLNVPLMVVALLTMVVGILGALAQSDIKRLLSFTLVSHIGYMVFGLAMSSVAGLGAAVFYVAHHITVQTSLFLVTGLIERRGGSSSIDRLGGLAKLSPLLALLFFVPAMNLAGIPPFSGFLGKLGLLQAGVELGTPLAIVLVVGGVVTSLLTLLAIARVWNRAFWRKPEDAEYPDPVLMTPGNVGVLPRTMVGSTAALVVFGVALTVFAGPLFQVADGSAEIMLDRSAYIHSVLGDSVEVPPLAQNGGTK; encoded by the coding sequence GTGAACCTCGCAAACCTGTCGCCGCTGGCTGTCCTCCTCCCCATCCTGGGCGCCGCGCTGGCGTTCCTCCTGATCCGGCACCAGAGCGCCCAACGGTTGGTCAGCATCGGCATCCTCAGCACCACGTTGCTGCTGGAATGCCTCCTGCTCTTCTCCGTCTGGTCCGGGGGCACAACCTCCGTCACCCTGGGCGGTTGGCTGCCGCCATGGGGTGTGGTCCTGGTGGTGGACCAGTTCTCCTCGCTCATGCTGGTGGTGTCCACAGTGGTGAGCCTGGCGGTTCTGGTCTACGCCACCGGCCAGGGCATGGCCGACGGCGACCACGAAGCTCCCGTGTCGATCTTCCACCCCACGTACCTGATCCTGGTGGCGGGAGTCTCCAACGCCTTCCTCACCGGGGACCTTTTCAACCTCTACGTCGGCTTCGAGATCCTGCTGACAGCAAGCTACGTGCTCATGACCCTCGGCGGGACGGGTCCGCGTATCCGTGCCGGCGTCACGTATGTGGTGGTCTCCGTAGTGTCATCTGTCCTGTTCCTTATCGCCATCGCCATGATTTACGGGGCCACCGGCACCATCACCATGGCGGATCTGGCCATCAAGCTGGCAGAGCTGGACCAAGGCACGCAGAACCTGCTGCATGTGATGCTCCTGGTCGCCTTTGGGATCAAGGCCGCCGTGTTCCCCCTGTCCTTCTGGCTTCCTGACTCCTATCCCACGGCACCGGCCCCCGTCACTGCGGTGTTCGCCGGGTTGCTGACCAAAGTGGGCGTCTACGCCATGGTGCGGACGGAGACCCTTTTGTTCCCCGGGGATACCCTCAACGTTCCCCTGATGGTGGTGGCGCTACTAACCATGGTTGTCGGTATTCTGGGTGCCCTTGCCCAGAGCGACATCAAACGTCTGCTGTCCTTCACGCTGGTCAGCCACATCGGGTACATGGTGTTCGGGCTGGCCATGAGCTCCGTAGCGGGCCTGGGTGCGGCAGTGTTCTACGTTGCCCACCACATCACCGTGCAGACCAGCTTATTCCTGGTCACGGGACTCATAGAACGCCGGGGAGGCAGCTCCTCCATTGACCGCTTGGGCGGCCTGGCCAAGCTGTCGCCGTTGCTGGCGTTGCTGTTCTTCGTACCGGCCATGAACCTGGCGGGCATTCCTCCGTTCTCAGGCTTCCTTGGGAAGCTGGGTCTTCTGCAGGCCGGCGTGGAGCTCGGAACCCCACTGGCGATCGTGCTGGTAGTGGGCGGCGTGGTCACCAGCCTGCTGACGTTGCTGGCAATAGCCCGTGTGTGGAACAGGGCGTTCTGGCGCAAACCAGAGGATGCCGAGTACCCGGATCCCGTGTTGATGACCCCCGGCAACGTCGGAGTACTGCCGCGGACCATGGTAGGTTCCACTGCGGCGCTGGTGGTGTTCGGGGTGGCGCTGACAGTGTTCGCCGGTCCGCTCTTCCAGGTTGCGGACGGTTCCGCGGAGATCATGCTGGACCGCTCGGCCTACATCCACTCGGTACTGGGTGACTCTGTCGAGGTGCCCCCGCTGGCGCAGAATGGCGGTACGAAATGA
- a CDS encoding Na(+)/H(+) antiporter subunit C has protein sequence MSINLTLLIVMGVLYACGIYLILERSLTRVLLGLMLLANATNILILSTGGYAGLAPFFTKETNPDSYSDPLPQALILTSIVISFAVTAFMLGIIYRTWVLARQDEIQDDLEDVRVAKTPSFDAEDDAIVPLETSEFAVTPSSTSDRNHPEATETPNTSSTQEGGSA, from the coding sequence ATGAGCATCAACCTGACCCTGCTGATCGTCATGGGCGTCCTGTACGCCTGCGGAATCTACCTGATCCTGGAACGCAGCCTCACCCGCGTGCTGCTCGGGCTGATGCTCTTGGCCAACGCCACCAACATCCTGATCCTGAGCACCGGAGGGTATGCCGGCCTGGCGCCCTTCTTCACCAAGGAAACCAATCCGGATTCCTACAGTGATCCGCTTCCGCAGGCACTGATCCTGACCTCGATTGTCATTTCGTTCGCGGTCACGGCATTCATGCTCGGCATCATCTACCGCACCTGGGTCCTGGCCCGCCAGGACGAAATCCAGGACGACCTCGAAGACGTCCGCGTGGCAAAGACCCCCAGCTTCGACGCCGAGGACGACGCAATCGTGCCCTTGGAAACCTCGGAGTTCGCGGTCACCCCGTCCAGCACCTCGGACAGGAACCACCCGGAAGCCACAGAAACCCCCAACACTTCATCAACGCAGGAAGGAGGCAGCGCGTGA